One Huiozyma naganishii CBS 8797 chromosome 5, complete genome DNA segment encodes these proteins:
- the KNAG0E00100 gene encoding uncharacterized protein, protein MINRGGPRRCAVKLPNFSSRGAQVANEQLVYHPPEELHVDILPQHPGGKSDFPKRKVGEVTDSDTDANAAQTGTSKGVERRDAKGNLYVRCNSIEITIRGGERTFSLGGGFQLSVPGSDSGSQFQKSRRKNFLQFHQGRFRLLVPGSERRIPILVSSSKGGVQKVDARIIFFQIHLGGFQISVPSSEKVDAEIIFFSKYQEEEENGCWSPPGAETSLVFFFNLG, encoded by the coding sequence atgataAACAGAGGTGGACCAAGGCGTTGCGCCGTTAAACTGCCAAATTTTAGCTCTCGTGGAGCGCAAGTCGCCAATGAACAGCTGGTCTATCATCCACCCGAGGAACTCCATGTGGACATCCTCCCCCAGCACCCAGGCGGTAAATCGGActtcccaaagaggaaggtGGGTGAAGTTACGGATTCGGATACGGATGCGAATGCTGCTCAGACGGGCACGTCCAAAGGTGTCGAGAGAAGAGATGCAAAGGGAAATCTTTATGTTCGGTGTAATAGTATTGAGATTACGAtaagaggaggagaaagaactttttctttgggAGGAGGGTTCCAATTATCAGTTCCCGGTTCAGATTCTGGTtcccagtttcaaaaaagtaGACGCAAGAATTTCTTGCAGTTTCACCAAGGAAGGTTCAGATTATTAGTTCCCGGTTCCGAAAGGAGGATTCCGATTTTAGTTTCCAGTTCCAAGGGAGGAGTCCAGAAAGTAGACGCAAGAATTATCTTTTTTCAGATTCACCTGGGAGGGTTCCAAATATCAGTTCCCAGTTCCGAAAAAGTAGACGCAgaaattatttttttttcaaaataccaagaggaggaggagaacggGTGCTGGTCTCCTCCCGGTGCTGAAACCAGtctagttttttttttcaatcttgGCTAA